Proteins encoded together in one Triticum dicoccoides isolate Atlit2015 ecotype Zavitan chromosome 7B, WEW_v2.0, whole genome shotgun sequence window:
- the LOC119339162 gene encoding cleavage stimulating factor 64-like codes for MDGITATSCRCSSVVFVGNIPYKASEMELWDVCEEIGPVASLRVAADKDTGRPRGFAFCEYFDDETARSACRNLHGHPLHGRALRVGIAAPEQQQGRRRVGDDDPNLPVGVEGATHAASQVSGTPSAAVTRYLAGMSRRQLRELLDAVAMEPAESVERAKREFRGLATLIEQAGILLDMATASDAGAAGKRPGGAPPKVRKLDDGTAVGWTVPRVIVCR; via the coding sequence ATGGACGGCATCACCGCCACGTCGTGCCGCTGCAGCAGCGTGGTGTTCGTGGGCAACATCCCGTACAAGGCGAGCGAGATGGAGCTCTGGGACGTGTGCGAGGAGATCGGCCCCGTGGCGTCCCTCCGCGTGGCCGCCGACAAGGACACCGGCAGGCCCCGCGGCTTCGCCTTCTGCGAGTACTTCGACGACGAGACGGCCCGCAGCGCCTGCCGCAACCTGCACGGCCACCCCCTCCAcggccgcgcgctccgcgtcggcaTCGCCGCACCGGAGCAGCAGCAAGGGCGCCGGCGCGTCGGCGACGACGACCCGAACCTGCCCGTGGGCGTGGAGGGCGCCACGCACGCCGCATCGCAAGTGTCCGGGACGCCCAGCGCCGCCGTGACGAGGTACCTGGCGGGGATGAGCCGGCGCCAGCTGCGTGAGCTCCTGGACGCCGTGGCGATGGAGCCCGCGGAGTCCGTGGAGCGGGCGAAGCGGGAGTTCCGAGGGCTCGCGACGTTAATCGAGCAGGCGGGGATACTGCTCGACATGGCGACCGCCAGTGACGCTGGTGCGGCTGGTAAGCGGCCTGGCGGTGCACCGCCGAAGGTGAGAAAGTTAGACGATGGCACGGCAGTTGGTTGGACAGTTCCACGCGTTATCGTGTGCCGCTGA